The Tenebrio molitor chromosome 5, icTenMoli1.1, whole genome shotgun sequence genome has a segment encoding these proteins:
- the LOC138131778 gene encoding ATP-binding cassette subfamily C member 4-like, translating into MDHVKIKQRPVNPEETTNFFLKFLFIHMRKIFIRGVKNEADIYEVLPSFKSQMLGDKLETNWNKQKFQNDPSMFKLLWRCFGKEYLLLAISQVIPITITILRPNLIRKFVSCFSHNYNNFNKTQACFFGGAFVVVEFTDHLYRDNFILKLEALGVKIRTGLTSLIYRKVLKMNLSQFDNISVGKIITLITRDVNEFDITVFYTTYLWCDSLRFLVICYIVYVEIGPLVAILLGLFCIIILIQVFLAKRLASMKIKTLKKTDLRCQATKEMLDAVTTIKCYIWGDSYRKKVSKIRTQEVSLIYKIYLVLFAKFTISETILNTSTYVFITSSIWLGNKIKVETIFFLIASMQPLSNAFKITIPKGIHELIKLIAVLRRIGKVLTTIDAHSPSKYKNEEKLPARIILTNLDVFCKDHKILENVNFEADNGLNVITGSTASGKSLLLQVILKEYQSVAGVLSVKGRISYASQQPWLFASTIKQNVLFGAKYNEQRYLQVLQVCALLHDIQSLPGGDDFIVADRGVNLSKGQQSRINLARAVYRDVEIYLLDDCLANLDVLVADYIFEKCIKQFLKDKLVVMVSQNPRHIDRANNVKVLNSQTAKFNKNLPATLIQEELRNLGPAWAKEEDGVVEADINETTNLLSEKDIEGNIYEEKVMPETLNLANYRKLIAHGGGSVMFAFICIVFGVVVISKSGLRKLENNWIGSEQTILNCSIYNNTDSDSYKNSMRNRDQMIYLFPIISVTVALMSFLRPVILYLLAKKASISLHGLLFEKIVNASMGFFSSHYVGNILNRFSEDLVYVDERVPYSMYLGLETFAGTIGVIILMGSVNLKFLTISVVFCTFPIATIIFFLRVGKNLKQLELSTRSSFVGHVNATTEGLPTIRCAKVENILIDEFDSHQNLYTSASYLYLCWFRALAFIEHIYFIFFTSAILLQFLIFDTDISAAHVGLVLSQAAIFKKTIDVACCFGSKFETELTSVGRILEYTEQTQEDKDGVLVEGWPQRGEVKFSNVYLSYDSENYVLHNLNCTVEPQDTIAIVGRTAAGKSSIISTILRLQKFEGKIFIDEVDIATLPLEILRSNVSVISQDPALFTGTVRENIDFSGKYGDAEIWNALKAVNLDILFSSLDHRISTVDTNLSLGQKQLLCLARAIIRKSKIVIMDEVVASVDQKTEKLIHKIILEELECCTVIIITHKLDYVLEYDKVIVLDEGDIVEFDSPSRLLENENGLFHKMFKKAI; encoded by the exons ATGGATcacgttaaaataaaacaaagacCGGTTAACCCGGAAGAAAcaacaaatttctttttaaaatttcttttcat CCACATGAGAAAAATCTTCATAAGAGGGGTAAAAAATGAAGCTGATATTTACGAAGTTCTTCCATCTTTCAAATCTCAAATGTTGGGAGATAAACTAGAAACAAATTGGAATAAACAGAAGTTTCAAAATGATCCATCAATGTTTAAACTTTTATGGAGATGTTTCGGAAAAGAATATCTGCTGCTCGCAATTTCTCAAGTCATTCCCATAACAATAAC AATTCTGCGACCAAATCTCATAAGAAAATTTGTATCCTGTTTTTCCCACAACTACAACAACTTTAACAAAACTCAAGCATGCTTTTTCGGAGGTGCTTTTGTGGTTGTTGAGTTTACAGATCATTTGTATAGAGATAATTTTATACTCAAGCTTGAAGCGCTGGGAGTAAAAATTCGAACAGGTTTAACATCTTTGATTTACAGAAAAGTGCTAAAGATGAACTTATCTCAATTTGACAATATATCGGTTGGCaaaataattactttaattactAGAGATGTCAACGAATTCGACATTACTGTATTCTACACGACTTACTTGTGGTGCGATTCTCTTCGGTTTTTAGTTATCTGCTATATAGTCTATGTGGAAATCGGTCCCTTGGTTGCCATTTTGCTCGGTTTATTTTGCATTATCATCTTAATTCAAG tgTTTTTGGCTAAACGATTGGCCTCAATGAAAATCAAAACTTTAAAGAAAACAGACCTCAGGTGTCAGGCTACAAAGGAAATGTTAGATGCCGTTACAACTATAAAGTGCTATATTTGGGGCGATAGTTATCGGAAAAAGGTTTCTAAAATTAGAAC aCAAGAAGTGTCccttatttacaaaatatacttAGTGCTTTTTGCCAAATTTACCATTTCGGAAACAATACTGAACACATCAACTTACGTTTTTATAACCAGCTCCATATGGTTaggaaataaaatcaaagttgAGACCATCTTCTTTTTGATCGCCAGTATGCAACCATTGTCTAATgcttttaaaataacaattccCAAAGGTATCCACGAATTGATAAAGTTAATAGCAGTACTTAGAAGAATTGGAAAAGTTCTTACAACTATAGATGCACACTCGCCATCTAAATACAAGAATGAAGAGAAACTTCCTGCCAGAATCATTTTAACAAACTTAGATGTGTTCTGCAAAGATCATAAAATATtagaaaatgtcaattttgaagcTGATAATGGACTGAATGTCATAACTGGTTCTACTGCAAGCGGAAAATCTTTGCTTTTGCAAGTTATACTAAAGGAGTATCAATCAGTTGCGGGAGTGTTGAGTGTCAAAGGTAGAATCTCTTATGCCTCTCAACAACCTTGGCTTTTTGCATCCACGATTAAGCAAAACGTTTTATTTGGAGCAAAGTATAATGAACAGCGATATCTGCAGGTACTCCAAGTGTGTGCTCTTCTGCACGATATACAATCTCTTCCTGGAGGTGATGATTTTATCGTCGCTGACAGAGGAGTAAACTTAAGCAAAGGCCAACAAAGTAGAATAAACTTAGCACGTGCTGTTTATCGAGatgttgaaatttatttattagacGATTGTTTGGCAAATTTGGATGTACTTGTTGCTgactatatttttgaaaaatgtattaaacaaTTTCTGAAAGACAAGTTGGTGGTCATGGTCTCTCAGAACCCAAGACATATTGATCGAGCAAATAACGTCAAAGTTTTAAATAGTCAAACagcaaaattcaataaaaacttACCTGCAACCTTGATTCAAGAAGAACTTCGTAATCTAGGTCCGGCTTGGGCCAAAGAAGAGGATGGTGTCGTTGAAGCAGATATTAATGAAACTACGAATTTGCTTTCAGAAAAAGACATTGAAGGCAATATATATGAAGAGAAAGTAATGCCGGAAACcctaaatttggcaaattataGGAAACTGATCGCACATGGTGGTGGATCGGTTATGTTTGCTTTTATTTGCATTGTATTTGGTGTGGTTGTCATTTCCAAAAGTGGTTTacgaaaattagaaaataattg GATTGGTAGTgaacaaacaattttaaattgctCAATTTACAATAACACAGATAGTGACAGTTATAAAAATTCAATGCGAAATCGTGACCagatgatttatttatttccaattatTTCAGTAACAGTAGCACTAATGTCATTCTTAAGACCTGTCATACTTTATCTGCTTGCAAAAAAGGCTTCAATAAGTCTCCATGGATTACTATTCGAAAAGATAGTAAATGCTTCTATGGGATTCTTTAGTAGTCACTATGTTGGCAACATTTTAAACAGATTTTCAGAAGACCTAGTATACGTTGACGAAAGAGTACCTTATTCAATGTACCTCGGTTTGGAA ACATTTGCAGGAACAATTggagtaataattttaatgggATCGGTAAATCTAAAATTCCTTACAATTTCTGTTGTATTTTGTACATTTCCCATCGCAACGATTATATTCTTCCTAAGAGTTGGAAAAAATCTGAAGCAATTAGAACTTTCGA CTCGCAGTTCATTTGTTGGTCATGTAAATGCCACCACTGAAGGACTGCCAACAATACGATGTGCAAAGGTAGAAAATATTCTAATCGACGAATTTGACAGCCACCAGAATCTCTACACTTCTGCTTCCTATCTCTATTTATGTTGGTTCAGAGCTCTGGCCTTCATCGAGCACATTTACTTTATATTCTTTACATCTGCCATACTTCTAcaattcttgatttttgacaCTG ATATATCCGCCGCACATGTTGGTCTAGTGCTTTCGCAAGCTGCCATCTTCAAGAAAACTATTGACGTTGCATGTTGCTTCGGTAGCAAGTTCGAAACCGAATTGACGTCAGTCGGACGAATCCTAGAATACACTGAACAGACTCAAGAAGACAAAGACGGTGTTTTGGTTGAAGGTTGGCCGCAGAGAGGCGAAgtaaaatttagcaatgttTACCTTTCCTACGACTCCGAAAATTATGTCTTGCATAATTTGAATTGTACAGTTGAGCCTCAAGACACAATCGCCATTGTGGGCAGAACAGCTGCTGGAAAATCGTCGATTATTTCCACGATTCTGCGattgcaaaaatttgaagggaaaatatttatagaCGAAGTCGACATCGCAACTCTTCCATTAGAGATTCTCAGATCGAATGTTTCTGTTATTTCTCAGGATCCAGCTTTGTTTACTGGAACAGTTCGAGAAAACATTGACTTTTCCGGAAAATATGGAGATGCTGAAATCTGGAATGCACTTAAGGCGGTCAATTTGGACATACTATTTTCTAGTTTGGACCACAGGATTAGTACCGTTGACACTAACTTAAGCCTGGGTCAAAAACAACTTCTCTGTTTGGCAAGAGCAATTATTCGCaaaagtaaaattgtaattatggATGAAGTGGTAGCAAGTGTGGACCAGAAAACTGAAAAACTgatacataaaataatattggaaGAACTTGAGTGTTGTACGGTCATTATTATAACGCATAAGCTAGATTACGTTTTGGAATATGACAAAGTCATTGTTTTGGACGAAGGCGATATTGTTGAGTTTGACAGTCCATCTCGTTTGTTGGAGAATGAGAATGGACTATTTcacaaaatgtttaaaaaagctatttaa